Genomic segment of Verrucomicrobiota bacterium:
AAGCGGCCTCCACATGAAACGAAGCAGTAGGCGATGAATCTATGGATGCGATTATTTATGCCGCCGGGCGGGCTCGCCGGCTCGATCGATTTTCCGAGGGCAAGACGAAGATATTGCTCGAATTCGGGGGACGATCCCTTTTGGAGCGGCATGTGGATCTTCTCGCGCGCCTGCGCGTTTCGAAAATTCACGTGGTGACCGGATACTTGCACGAGCAAGTCCAAGCGGTGCTGCCGCTGCTGGCTTCCCGTTACGGTGTGGTGGTGGAGGAAATCTATAACCCGGACTTCTTGGAGGGCAGTGTGCTCAGCATGGAAGTCTCGCTGCCGACCATCCAGCGGGCCCAGGAGCCGATTCTGTTGATGGACGGCGACGTGCTTTATCACTCCTCGATGTTACGCCAACTGATGGACGCCGAGTCACCCACTGCATTATTGGTCGACACCGCTTTTTCGAAAGCGGACGACGATCCGGTCTTGGTGCCGATGAACCGCGGGAGACCGTTTGAGTTTGTAAAAATGTGGAGAGGGGAGTCGGAGCGCTTGGGTGAGTCCGTGGGGTTCTTCAAACTGGATCCGAGGGATATTCCGAAGCTTGTGGAGGAGACGCGGATTCGATGCGTTCCGGAGCGGCGTTCCGAGTCGTACGACGAGGTGCTGCGCGCGCTCGTTCGCGACGGGCGTTTTGGCGCGGTTGATGTCACGGGAATTCCCTGGACCGAGATTGATTTTCCCTCCGATATCACACGGGCCGAGCGAGAGATACTGCCGAAGCTGGATTGAATCCGGGATTGCCCTGCCGCCTGTCAGCTCCTATTTTCGCGCCCTTCGTATTCGAGGCATCCGGGGAGCGGTTTTCCCGGGTGCTCGAAAGCGTGAACCAACATGGAAACTCAATTTCAAACTCGAAAGTTCGACTCCCTCGACGTGCGCATCTACCGGAGTCAGGAGGCGATGGCGGAGGACGTGGCGTCCGAAGTAGGTGCTTATCTTCGGGATTGCATTCGCTCGCAAGGTTCCGCGGCGGCGATCATGGCCACCGGCAATTCGCAGATTCGGTTTCTCTCCCGGCTCGTGGAAAAGGGCGAGGT
This window contains:
- a CDS encoding phosphocholine cytidylyltransferase family protein translates to MDAIIYAAGRARRLDRFSEGKTKILLEFGGRSLLERHVDLLARLRVSKIHVVTGYLHEQVQAVLPLLASRYGVVVEEIYNPDFLEGSVLSMEVSLPTIQRAQEPILLMDGDVLYHSSMLRQLMDAESPTALLVDTAFSKADDDPVLVPMNRGRPFEFVKMWRGESERLGESVGFFKLDPRDIPKLVEETRIRCVPERRSESYDEVLRALVRDGRFGAVDVTGIPWTEIDFPSDITRAEREILPKLD